The proteins below are encoded in one region of Polynucleobacter sp. AP-Elch-400A-B2:
- a CDS encoding 3'-5' exonuclease, translated as MATVLVFDIETIPDVAGLRRLNDYPDTLSDSEIAAKAMAERAEKTGSEFLPLYLQRICAISCVIRRTSKDGSPQIKVGTLGTAQDDEKVLIQTFFELVEKYTPQLVSWNGSGFDLPVLHYRALANHIQAPRYWEMGESQENDSREFKWNNYISRYHMRHLDLMDLLAKFNGRANAPLDGLAKLCGFPGKMGMDGSQVWPAYQEGRIDEIRRYCETDVVNTYLMYCRFQLMRGGFSAAEYKEEIAFVKAYLEKESKEPHGEQWQEYLLGFTPDA; from the coding sequence ATGGCAACCGTTCTTGTCTTTGATATTGAAACTATTCCTGATGTTGCGGGACTGCGTCGCCTCAATGACTATCCCGATACGCTTTCAGATAGTGAAATTGCCGCTAAAGCCATGGCGGAGCGCGCCGAGAAAACTGGTAGCGAATTTCTCCCGCTGTATTTGCAACGTATCTGTGCTATCTCGTGCGTCATTCGCAGAACCAGCAAAGACGGCTCGCCACAAATTAAGGTGGGAACGCTAGGCACTGCGCAAGATGATGAGAAGGTATTAATCCAGACCTTCTTTGAGCTTGTTGAAAAATATACCCCACAGCTAGTTTCTTGGAATGGCAGTGGTTTTGATTTACCAGTACTGCACTATCGCGCTTTAGCAAATCACATTCAAGCACCACGCTATTGGGAGATGGGCGAGAGCCAAGAAAACGATAGCCGTGAATTTAAGTGGAACAACTACATCAGCCGTTATCACATGCGCCATTTAGATCTAATGGATCTCTTGGCTAAATTTAATGGTCGCGCTAATGCACCCTTGGATGGTTTAGCAAAACTCTGCGGTTTCCCAGGCAAGATGGGAATGGATGGTAGCCAAGTATGGCCTGCGTATCAAGAGGGCAGAATTGATGAGATTCGTCGCTATTGTGAAACCGATGTGGTCAATACCTATCTGATGTATTGCCGCTTTCAGTTAATGCGTGGTGGTTTTTCAGCAGCAGAATACAAAGAAGAAATTGCTTTCGTTAAAGCGTATTTAGAGAAAGAATCTAAAGAGCCGCATGGCGAGCAGTGGCAAGAATATCTCCTAGGTTTTACTCCGGATGCGTAG
- a CDS encoding peptidoglycan DD-metalloendopeptidase family protein, with translation MNTLPKYLLLLLAMTSLLLNVGCSTTPRAKPATVVDRSGGISPSATSEATPPGYYRVKSGDTLARIALDNGQSPRDIAQWNNLSNPNLIEVDDLILVRPPANSKMTVKSIPKTAGELPKTDAPKVDAAKETPKEIVAEPGIRLSWPAKGKVTDDFSEKTKGIDIAGKLGEPVTAASEGKVVYAGNSLRGYGNLVIIKHDNTYLTAYAHNRTLLVKEGDSVKKGQKIAEMGDTDATSVKLHFELRVNGKPVNPTPYIQ, from the coding sequence ATGAATACTTTACCTAAATACCTCCTATTGCTACTGGCAATGACTTCTTTGCTGCTCAATGTGGGTTGCTCAACAACGCCTAGAGCAAAACCCGCAACGGTAGTTGACAGAAGTGGTGGTATCAGCCCCAGTGCAACAAGCGAGGCTACGCCGCCGGGCTACTATCGCGTCAAGAGCGGTGATACCTTAGCCCGCATTGCTCTAGATAATGGGCAATCCCCGCGGGACATAGCGCAGTGGAATAATTTATCGAACCCAAACTTAATTGAAGTAGATGATCTCATTTTGGTAAGGCCACCGGCTAATAGCAAAATGACTGTTAAGTCCATTCCTAAAACCGCTGGTGAACTACCCAAAACCGATGCGCCAAAAGTAGACGCTGCTAAAGAAACTCCCAAAGAAATCGTTGCTGAACCAGGTATTCGTTTATCTTGGCCAGCCAAAGGTAAGGTCACCGATGATTTCAGTGAAAAGACCAAGGGTATTGATATTGCTGGTAAGTTAGGCGAGCCTGTAACAGCAGCCTCTGAAGGTAAGGTGGTTTACGCTGGTAATAGCTTGCGTGGCTATGGCAACCTTGTCATCATCAAGCATGACAATACGTATCTCACTGCATATGCCCACAACCGCACACTCTTAGTGAAAGAGGGCGATTCAGTAAAGAAGGGTCAGAAGATTGCCGAGATGGGTGATACCGATGCGACTTCAGTCAAGCTCCATTTTGAATTACGTGTGAATGGCAAGCCGGTAAATCCAACGCCATACATACAGTAA